Part of the Desulfolutivibrio sulfoxidireducens genome is shown below.
GCGGCCGACGCCCGGGTGGTTCGGGCCCATGCCCTGCGCTGCGACGAGGCCCCCCTGACCGGCGAGTCCGTGCCCGTGGGCAAATCCACCGAGGCCCTGGCCCCCGGCCTGGGCACGGCGGACCGCAAAAACATGGTCTTCACCGGCACCACCGTGACCTATGGCCGGGGTCGGGCCGTGGTCACGGCCACGGCCATGGACACGGCCTTCGGCCGCATCGCCAGGGACGTGGCCGCCGTGAAAACGGAGAAAACGCCCCTGGAAAGGCGCACCGAGGAGATCGGCAAGTGGCTGGGCATCGTGGCCGTGGCCATCTGCGCCCTTGTCGCGGGCATCAGCATCTGGCGCGAATACGGGATCGGAGTGGTTGACCTCAAGTTCATCGTCACGGTGACCATGTTCGCCGTGGCCCTGGCCGTGGCCGCCGTGCCCGAGGCCCTGGCGGCCATCGTCACCGGAGCCCTGGCCATCGGCATGCGCGAGATGGCCAAGAAAAACGCCCTGGTGCGCAAGATGCCGGCCGTGGAGACCCTGGGCTGCACCACGGTCATCTGCACGGACAAGACCGGCACCCTGACCCGGGGCGAGATGACCGTGCGCCGCATCGTCCTTCCCGGCGGCGACGTGGCCCTCACCGGCGGCGGCTACGCCCCGGCCGGCGAACTGCGCGGACCGGCCGGGACCATCGCCCCCGGGAAGCTCCCCCCGGACCTGGAGGCCTTTTTGCGCGCCGCCCTTTTGTGCAATGACGCCTCCCTGGCCGAGATCGAGGGCAAATGGTCCATCCGGGGCGATCCCACCGAGGCCGCCCTGGTGGTGGCCGCGGCCAAGGCCGGGCTCTCCCCGGACGGGATTCGTCGCGCCAGCCCCCGCGCCGACGAGCTGCCCTTTTCCTCCGAGCGAAAGCGCATGACCACCCTCCACGCCCTGCCCGGCGGCGGCCTGGAGGCCTTCATGAAGGGCGCGCCCGAGGTGGTGCTCGCCCGCTGCTCGCGCATCCTCGAAGGCGACGTCGCCCGGGAACTCACCGCCGCCGATCGGGCGGCCATCCTGGCCAAAAACGCCGAACTGGCCGCGCAGGCCCTGCGCGTGCTGGGGCTGGCCGCGACCACCCTGGCCCACGGCGCGCCGGCCGACGAGGACGCCGTTGAGCGGGACATGGTCTTTCTGGGCCTGGCCGGCATGATGGACCCGCCGCGCCCCGAGGCCGCCCAGGCCGTGGCCGTGTGCCGCAAGGTGGGCATCCGTCCGGTCATGATCACCGGGGACCATGCCCTCACGGCCACGGCCGTGGCCCGGGAGATCGGCATCTGGCACGAGGGGGATGCGGTCATGACCGGCGAGGAGCTTGCCGCCCTGTCCGAGTCCGAATTCGCCGCCCGGGTGGCCTCGGTCTCGGTCTACGCCCGGGTCTCGCCCACGGACAAGCTGACCATCGTCAAGGCCTGGAAGGCCCGGGGCGAGGTGGTGGCCATGACCGGGGACGGGGTCAACGACGCCCCGGCCCTCAAACACGCGGACATCGGCGTGGCCATGGGCATCTCCGGCACCGAGGTGGCCAAGGAGGCCGCGGACATGGTGCTCACCGACGACAACTTCGCCACCATCGTCACCGCCATCGAGCAGGGTCGCTGGATATATGACAACATCAAGAAATATCTGGCCTTCCTCATCCAGTGCAACCTCACCGAGGTGGCGGTCATCGGCGGGGTGGTGCTGGCCCTGGGCCCCGAATACCTGCCCCTTCTGCCCGCGGCCATCCTCTACATCAACCTGGCCACGGACGGACTCCCGGCCCTGGCCCTGGGCGTGGCCCCGCCGGACCCGGACATCATGGAACGCCCGCCCCGCGATCCCAGGGAAAGCGTCTTCTCCAAAGATGTGGTGGCCTTTATCCTGCGCGCCCTGGTCATCGAGATTCCCTTCTTTTTTCTCCTTTTCTTCCATGATCTTGGCGACATCACCCACGCCCGCACGGAGATATTCTTCCTGTTCATCATCGTGGAAGTGGTCATCGCCCTCAACTGCCGTTCCCTGCGCTACAGCATCTTCGCCGCGCCGCCCCACAAATGGCTGCTTGCGGCCGTCGCCTGGGAACTCGTCCTGATCGTCGCGCTCATGCAATTCGCCACGGTCCGCGAGGCCTTCGGCATCACCATGCCGTCTTTCTCCGACCTGACCGTCATCTGCCTCTTCAGCGCCCTGATCTTCGCGGTCATGGAACTGACCAAGTACCTGCTGCGCCGCAACGGCCAAAAGACACGATGAATCGGGGCTGCCGCCCCGTACCCCGCCCGGGGGGAATCATTCCCTGTATGAACCGGGTACATAGGTGACAGTTTAGACCGGGAACATGGGTAACAGTTTCCGATAAGGGTATCGGAGGTGTCCGATGCCTTGGAAACAGGTTAATCCCATGGATGAGCGTGTTCGATTCGTCGTTGAAACGCAACTGGGCATGAAATCGATCCAGCAGCTTTGCCATGACTATGGAATCAGTCGCAAGATAGGCTATAAGTGGTTAGAAAGGCATGCTAAAGGTGGTTTTGAAGCCTGTATGGATCAAAGTCGAGCGCCCCATTCATGTCCACATAAGACCAGTGACAAGATAGAAGCACGGTTAATTGAGTTGCGCAACCTCTATCCAAAGTGGGGTCCGAAAAAGCTTGTTGCGCTTCTTGAAATGGAGATGAAGGAAAGCCACGTCATCTCAGCGAGCACCGCAGGAGATATATTGTATCGCCATGGCTTGGTAGTTCCCAGAAAAGTAAAAAAACGAAATTAAGGGAAGACGAAAACCCATTTTTTGAGGGAGCCAACATCTGCCAACGATGTATGGGCTGTGGATTATAAAGGATGGTTCCGGACCAAAGACCATTTCGTCTGCCATCCATTAACCGTGACAGATTTGCATAGCCGATATGTCTTGTGGTGCAAGGGGCACAGAAAACAATCGGCCTCTGAAGTAGAAAAAGATTTTGAAACAATCTTCACTACGTATGGAGTGCCACTGGCACTCAGAATGGACAATGGTTCCCCGTTTGGCTCAACTGGACCAGGAGGGCTGACATATTTAAGTCTGAGATGGATGCAGATAGGAATTGATATAGAATTCATAACTCCTGGGAAGCCGCAACAAAACGGAAGCCATGAGCGCATGCATAGAACATTGAAGTTTGAAGCGATCTTGCCACCAGCACGTGATATATATGAACAGCAGTATCGTTTTGACGCCTGGAGAGAACGATTTAATACGCTTCGTCCCCATGAATCCTTGCAGCAGAAAACGCCAGAATCGGTATATACCCCATCGCCTCGGCGTTATACTGGTAGAAAGGGATTCACATATCCAGGTTACTTTGAGGTCCGGTCCGTTCGAAAAGACGGCATGTTTTTTTGGAAGGGGACACTGCGTTTTGTCGGCGAGGCATTCGGAAAAGAACAGATCGGCCTGGTCCGTGACCACGAAGATCGATGGCTTGTGTTTGCCGGAGAGATGCTTGTGGGGTGGTTTCATGAATCGTTGTCGGGAGTTAGGCCCCTGAGCGAATGGGAATCATTTTGTGGCCGAGTTGGGCGGCGGCCTCCGACGGGCTCTTTGTAGGCCCATTCTCGGCCGCCGCCCAACTCGGCTTGGCAGCCCCGTTGGCTGGGGGAAAAACAACCGGAGTGTTACCTATGTACCCGGTTTAAAGTGTTACCCATGTTCCCGGTTGCACATCCCCCCGGAACCCCCCGATTCCGTGACATTTTGCCGGCGCGTCGCGCCGGCAAAATGCCACGGGGATGCGGCGTGTACGGAGGCAAGCATGTCCACCAGGGAGGGTATCGGGCCATGCGAGACTGGTTTCGCCGTGGGCGGTCGAGCTGGCGCGAAGCGCCGGTCCGACCGCCCACGGCGAGTCAGGGGTGCGGGGGCATGATGCCCCCGCCGGGGGGCGTGGGGGGCGGCGCCCACCACTTGACATTTCCGGAGCAGGTCATAAAGTATCCGCGAATATGCTTAAACAGATTGAGCCAAAACAGGGTGGTGGGGCGGACGTGG
Proteins encoded:
- a CDS encoding cation-translocating P-type ATPase, with translation MDHDWHALSPGDVLEKFGTDPALGLDPAEAASRLEKHGPNELVREEGVSPWALFFGQFTNILIAILVAAIILSALVGEVVDAVIIGVIVVFCAVLGFVQEYRAEKALAALRKMLAPTSTVFRGGREERIDSREIVPGDLLVLEAGDKIAADARVVRAHALRCDEAPLTGESVPVGKSTEALAPGLGTADRKNMVFTGTTVTYGRGRAVVTATAMDTAFGRIARDVAAVKTEKTPLERRTEEIGKWLGIVAVAICALVAGISIWREYGIGVVDLKFIVTVTMFAVALAVAAVPEALAAIVTGALAIGMREMAKKNALVRKMPAVETLGCTTVICTDKTGTLTRGEMTVRRIVLPGGDVALTGGGYAPAGELRGPAGTIAPGKLPPDLEAFLRAALLCNDASLAEIEGKWSIRGDPTEAALVVAAAKAGLSPDGIRRASPRADELPFSSERKRMTTLHALPGGGLEAFMKGAPEVVLARCSRILEGDVARELTAADRAAILAKNAELAAQALRVLGLAATTLAHGAPADEDAVERDMVFLGLAGMMDPPRPEAAQAVAVCRKVGIRPVMITGDHALTATAVAREIGIWHEGDAVMTGEELAALSESEFAARVASVSVYARVSPTDKLTIVKAWKARGEVVAMTGDGVNDAPALKHADIGVAMGISGTEVAKEAADMVLTDDNFATIVTAIEQGRWIYDNIKKYLAFLIQCNLTEVAVIGGVVLALGPEYLPLLPAAILYINLATDGLPALALGVAPPDPDIMERPPRDPRESVFSKDVVAFILRALVIEIPFFFLLFFHDLGDITHARTEIFFLFIIVEVVIALNCRSLRYSIFAAPPHKWLLAAVAWELVLIVALMQFATVREAFGITMPSFSDLTVICLFSALIFAVMELTKYLLRRNGQKTR
- a CDS encoding transposase — encoded protein: MREPTSANDVWAVDYKGWFRTKDHFVCHPLTVTDLHSRYVLWCKGHRKQSASEVEKDFETIFTTYGVPLALRMDNGSPFGSTGPGGLTYLSLRWMQIGIDIEFITPGKPQQNGSHERMHRTLKFEAILPPARDIYEQQYRFDAWRERFNTLRPHESLQQKTPESVYTPSPRRYTGRKGFTYPGYFEVRSVRKDGMFFWKGTLRFVGEAFGKEQIGLVRDHEDRWLVFAGEMLVGWFHESLSGVRPLSEWESFCGRVGRRPPTGSL
- a CDS encoding helix-turn-helix domain-containing protein, whose protein sequence is MDERVRFVVETQLGMKSIQQLCHDYGISRKIGYKWLERHAKGGFEACMDQSRAPHSCPHKTSDKIEARLIELRNLYPKWGPKKLVALLEMEMKESHVISASTAGDILYRHGLVVPRKVKKRN